ttcatgaagatcttgcgaaaaatatggcctctagagaggtcacaaggtttttctatttttagacctactgacctagttttagaagcacgtcacaagcaaaagtttacggacggactaacggactaacggacagacggacgctgcgcgatcacaaaagctcaccttgacacTATTTAACAAGATACATCTGGCATACAAAAGTCAATTGAAGTTGGCCTCCTTTGCCAAGTGATTAAGGGCACTTACTTTGAAATACCTGCCACTCTATTCTGTAATTCTGAGCCCTGTGTTATCTTATGAAGAAATGATTCTGCTTTCTTGCAGAATACTGTTGCTTTCCTACTGAGCTAATCGTGCAGGCATTACACAACATACTCAGGTGTACATCAAGAGGGATTACTGAGAATTCCTTCACCATTTAAGCTGAAAGCGGACACCTAagcttccataagccagctggatggtttccacaaataacaagaggaccatgatgtcctgaatcgctcacctgtccccatatgacccagttttgaactgagtatgacgtcgttctttctattatttgacatagtaacctagtttttgagctaatgtgacccagatttgatcttgacctagatatcatcaagacaaaaattctgaccaattttcatgaagatccattgaaaaatatggcctctagagaggtcacaaggtttttctattatttgacctaatgacctagtttttgaaggcacgtgacccagatttgaacctgacctagatatcatcaaggtgaacattttcaccaattttcatgaagatctcatgaaaaatatggcctctatagaggtcacaaggtttttttctatttttagacctactgacctagttttagatgcacgtgacccagtttcgaaaatgacctagatattatcaaggtgaacattctcaccaattttcatgaagatccatagaaaaatagggcctctagagaggtcaaaaggtttttctatctttagacctactgacctagattttgaccgcacatgacccagttttaaacttgacctagatatcatcaagttgaacattctcaccaattttcataaagatctcatgaaaaatatggcctctacagaggtcataaggtattttctatttttagacctactgacctagtttttgactgcacgtgacccagtatcaaacttgacctagatatcatcaagatgcgcattctcaccaattttttatgaagatctcttaaaaatatggcctctagagaggtcacaaggtttttctatttttagacctactgacctagttctgaagcgcacgtgacccagtttcgaacttgacctagatatcaccaacttgaacattctgaccaactttcataaagatcccatgaaaaatgtgacttctagagtggtcacaagcaaaagtttatgcacacACGGACGCAAACTCGGACGACGGACAAGgcccgatcacaaaagctcaccttgtcactttgtgacaggtgagctaaaaatattctaCACCCACAgcagtaaggggcaagtgatatgaagtctGATACCTTAACCACTCAGTTAAAGAGGCACCATTACACTGAGAAATAGTCACATGACCAGAATTGTGTCCATGGTactataaaacaagaggaccatcatggtcctgaatcgctcacctgtccccacatgacccagttttgaactgagtatgacgtcattttctctattatctgacatagtgacctagtttttgagctcatgtgacccatttttgaacctgacctagataaaaattctgaccaattttcatgaagatccattgaaaaatatggcctctagagaggtcacaaggtttttcattatttaacctactgacctagttattgatggcacgtgacccagtttcgaatctgacctagatatcatgaaggtgaacattctgaccaattttcatgaagatccattcaaaagtatggcctctattttagacctactgacctagtttttgaccgtagttgacccagtttcaaacctgacttagatatcatcaagatgaacattctgactaattttcatgaagatccattcaaaattatggcttctagagaggtcacaagataattctatttttagacctactgacctagtttttgaccacagttgacccagtttcaatcttgacctagatatcatcaagatgaacattcagaccagctttcatacagatcccatgaaaaatatggcctctagagaggtcacaaggtttttctattatttgacctactgacctagttattgatggcatgtgacccagttttaaacttgacctagatatcatcaaggtgaacattctgaccaattttcatgaagatccattcacaagtatggcttctagagaggtcacaaggtttttctatttttagacctactgatctagtttttgatcgtagttgacccagtttcaaactttacctagatatcatcaagatgaacattctgactaattttcatgaagatccattcaaaattatggcctctagagaggtcacaaggtttttctatttttagacctacagacctagttttggaccgcacgtgacccagtttcaaacttgacctagatatcatcaagatgaacattcagaccaactttcataaagatcccatgaaaaatgtgacctctagagtggtcacaagcaaaggtttacgcacggacgacggacgctgcacgatcacaaaagctcaccttgtcacaaagtgacatgtgagctaacaaACAAACCCTATGGAATCTGCCATTTCATTCCGGATTATTTTCTCTTTCGGGcaataaaatgttaatgtaattaAACAACAGctcttgtcaaaaaaaaacaactttaaattgaAACAAGCCATAAAATGCATatcatttcaaattaattttattcttacagtatatttcattttaatattcccGTTTTTAAAAACAAGCATACAAGCACAAAAAAAACTatcaacaaaatatattcaaaaagaaaaaaacttaatacaaatatactGAAACACCTGTATCAACATCACTTAATGTATGATCCCTAATAAATGCATTTCCCCATAATAAACAACCCCcgcaatattttctaaaaacatctttACTTCACAATTTATTTAGGCTATAAGTGAAAACTAGCAGTATGAAAGTAAAATATCTGTTAACCCTTACCGCGATAAAGTTCTATAATGactttgtccatctttcaatttggacaatacaaCTAACTGtctaacaggctggtaacattgcccgatcgggctttcaacataaaaactaatatttcttgaaaaataatgaagatatttctttcaaacttggtccatttattaagcataacatatgatgcatattaagatagaaataactttgttgccttcagttttgttagaattacttccctttttcagattttcatGATGCATAAtgtttgaagtccaaaaaaattatgctttaatgcaatgtttaaaacagaaaagagttcaatggctttctattgctccaaacttttgcgccaatacctttattctataatttagggttaatactttgtttctagtgcagatgtatgaacaatatttttacaactaacatttttctataatgttgtaagcgaaagcacagtaaaatgtatacaatcaTGTACTAGcacaataatttagagcattagaaagccaatgaactctttttttgttttaaacttagcattagaacatatttattttggacttcaaaaattatgcgtcataaaagtcagaaaaggggaaataattctaccaaaactgcaggcaaccaagttatttttattttattttgtatcacATGTAATGCTTactaaatggaccaagtttgaaagagatatcttcattatttttcaagaaatattagtttttatgtcgaaagcccgatcgggcaatgttaccagcctgtctAAAGGGGTGCTTCTTAAAAGGATACAGACTGGactgcgaacagtgcagaccttggtaagactgcatggatgtgcaggctaataatgatctacattggtcgcaaaggcagaataaatcgtatCCAGAATGATAAGGTTTTAGATTTATTCACTGTAAGTTggatttatagtttatatttacctaaaacaagtaaacaagagggtcatgatgatcctggatcgctcaccagtgtaatatgagcaacatgtttttaaatgtcaaactgatgatttttagaaattatttggaagattttccgatgtacaatcaagtaacccctgaggcgggatcaattttaccctgggggtcataatttgaacaaagtttgtaaaagtctactaggaaatgttaatatcaaatatttaagatctaggcatttgtttttatttagaatttaagaTTTTCATGTAATCAGTACCCCTGGCGGTCAATTTTATGGGGGTTATTGACAAATTGTAAGCCTAGATGTACATAATATCTAGTTAGCTTCGTTATTTTAGAAATTAGATTTCTATTAAAAGTACCGGGGCAATTGACccgggcatgatttgaacaatttgtaAGTCACTAGCAATGCTACATGAATATCAAGActatgttatttttagaaaattttaaagattttctatgtaaatcaagtaaccccatggggtcaatttgacccggggtcatgatttgaacaatttgtaaggtctactaggcaatgctacatgtcaaatatctaagtctaGGCtctggttttttttagaaattttgaagattttcctatgtaaaatcaagtgaccctggggggggtcaattttgacccggggtcatgatttgaacaactttagtagaggtccactaggcaatgcaacatttcaaatatctaagctctagggcttctggtttttgagaagattttcctatgtaaaatcaagtgacccctgtggcggggtcatgatttgaacaaattttgtagatggACGCCAGAtggtgactgatcagaatagctcatcctgagccttggccctggtgagctaaaaaagaattgGGCCTTAATAAGTGTTCCCGTTTTTGCAAACATAAAGTCCCCGATGGTATTATAAGGtatttctgcatgtttggatcgaaatattttctacaatctagaattttattaaattctgatttttaaaaacttcagaatacgccaagaaaattcagcaaataaaaaagatagggtcatatgCTCAATTTATtacaagactgatttgaaaattttgaacttCAGGCAATATTTATGATGGGAGTCTAAGGGGAAAtcaaaactttcataacattttcatgaatagattttttttttacaatgtagattttgattaaaccTTCCCCCATCATAAATAAAagtatggcctataatttggtgaaataaaaggtATATGTCCGTGTGTTTATTTTCTGAGATACTTCACCATGATTAAAGTATGGAGTTGTAACAGggataagaaatatacatttttaaattaaatctatCTGAACATATTTAAAAAACAGCTGTCTGTTGACAACATGCTCagctattcaaagaattgatttaaGTGTGGGGTCAAAATATTGCCagagatattcagacaaaagaaggaaaatagataAAGCAAGCAATGTACCTGAATTGGTGAACCTGGAGAAGTCTTGCACTGTATGGCTATGTgtcataaaattatgtaaatgtaaacCCATAAATCAAACAGttcagacaaaatatggactggttaGGAAAATTTTTACTAATATTCATGTTAAAATAAGGACCATAACAGAGTCaaaatccttgtcctagttatgaagtcttgcctacatatgaaGACTAAGATCATAGTAAACGAGTGGTAAAATGTTTGGACAAAATATGGGctagtcaaaatccttgatggagttatgtactcttgcctaaaactggacatggtgatggttaacatgTGTTGAAAGCTTCAAAGCTATGTGTcagacattttgtcaaaatatggactgtTTCAAAAAAACTTACCCAAGGAGTAGGATTAGTTCTCCTTATTCTTCATATAATCGAACTAATAAAACTTCTGAAAATCAAAATCACCTAACCCTAATATATTGCAATCTTAAAAGACCAGCTTTTTTACAATTTAGATTTCTTAAAGACATACTTTTGAGGTTGCGACTTAACataaatgcattatcatcttcagtttatttttgataaatagatctgatTATACCcattaaaaaaatcagaaaaaagatCTATAAACAGTAGcataatattcttgtatttcgactctacttgaaaaataaaaagtaagcCTCTAATGCGTGTTTCTCGTATTGAGATTAGGAGTATTTCGTTATAATTAAGTTCCATGTGCTAACCATTCTCTGCcggaaaattgtgttcattttacatagctgatagaagcaatgtACCATTCCTTAACATCAAAGTTATGTCAATAATACATTATTTCTTCCAAGTTATAAGGGTAAACAGCATAAcaagcaaaaatattttatgcgTCTTGCTCTACATCAAATAGGTGAATGTTCGAAAGTCAGAGGCTTGGACCCTAAATAAACTTTACAGCTTACGGACTGTgttacacaaacacatgtatgtGGGTCCATTGTCCTTACTAAATATTTGTCTTAAGAATGCAAAAACGGACTACACAACAGACTTGTTCaatctttatcacatgtttttacCCATTATTGGACTCAAGGTAAAATATGCACGTCATGGATATATGGACTGGTTATGGGTAAGAGATCTTTATTCTTCCATGTgtacaaaaagtattaaaattgccGAAACTGGAATTCACTCGAAaccaatacatgtataaaatctggaaagtagatccctcggaagttCAGacaacaaggcaaacagtgaaaattgtagactcggtttgattgagtctgttcattaacAGTAATGCCCACGGCCCCTAGCACCGGCAAAAACAGTACTAGTATTCaagtattcaatcttcataagTTTGATGGGCATTTTAGAATGAACAATGATGTAACATGTTGGATGTGTAGTCCAAATTGAAGTAAACCATCTGTATACTTTTAAGTATCGCAGCAAAACTTTTGTTCTTATCACTAATGATTAATAGGtgacactgttttaaatataaactttctaagatttatttacacaatctaactgtcattTCTGCTGTCAGTTTTGCAAACTAGTGCAGTACAGAACTTGAAACATGTTCACATGGTGCTTTAATGGACAATTACGATTAAAAGTATTAGATTTTATTTAGTTCATGTTTCCTAACTGTGAAAAAGGCACATAAACAGTGAAAAAGGCCCGCTGTgaaattttgaaaccagtctataaaaactgaagcgagcggaagctgattttcaaaaaaaattttttctttcattctggAAAAAAATGGCCCGGGAAATTCGTTGACCAagtaattaatttggtgtggccttatatatatatttctgcatTGATATATGTTATGTCTTACCACTTGTTAAAAACCAATTTATTTCCATGATGTCACAAATGATCATCATCTTGAATAAGTAATATAAATagaatttactttacattttgtacatttgtgTTCACACATTTCTTCTGTGAACTTCAGTTTATAATGACAAACAATTTCAGACATAATTGTAAATTTGTTTAGCAAgcaattttacttaaaacaccGAAATTGTTTTTTGTAGTTCAATATACCACTCAAAATATGATATCACCGAACatgaatttatacttatgatactACAAATATAAAATTCAACTGATGTAACTAAAGCTGTATGTCTTGTGTGACCAAAGTCAAGGATCCACATGCATTTTTACTTAAATCTAGTTATATACAGTCAATTTAATGTCGCCTTTTACAAAAGCTACATGTACAGTTACACGTTAGTCCAATTCAGATTCTTTTATCGGTTTTTGGTCTTTCTTGGAGCATAATGCCAGAAAAATTTTTGCATTGCTATCAAAAACCTGTACAACTTCGTACAGTACCACGCATCAATGCCCACGGTCGGGTTAGTCGGGTTAGTTTTAACAATGTTTTGAATATCACATAGTTCGGTGTCCGTCAAGCTAGTTAATCTCAGTATATACGCATGAATGGCCTCAGAGTTACCACTTTCTGGCAGTCCGTgtaacatatttgaaaataaagatgcTGTAATCTTGAGACACTGTATTATCGCAACTTTATTGTCtatatatttgtctgttttgCGTGATACAACATCTTTATATAGTGGAAGGATGTCTTTTTCTTCTTCTAGGATTGGGCATTTTTCAATCCAGTTGGACAATACATCAAGAAGAGCTGCTTGTTCTTGTCCTTCAAGTTTCCCAGCAAACAGATTTCTTTTAGGAATCATGTAGTTTGGCAGATATCTTTTCCTAACACACTTTCTTAAACAAACCAGTGTAGCTCTAAAACGTGGTATGAAATATCTACACTGAAAGTATTTATTTGGAACCGATTCTGCTAaccaaaatatgacatttttgatAATGTATGATGTAATATCAGAACAGGCATCTTTCAAAACTGCCTTTGAaaaaactttcagtttgaaatacAATATCAATTGTACTTCATTCAGAGAATGCACTAGTTTGATTTCAGCTTGTGTGTAACAGATTCGCCATTCATATTCTTCAAACCGACTGCCTTTTCTTCCTACAGGAACAACGTGACCTTGCACTTCGCTTATTTGTCGTTTTAGTTCTTCTGATGGCCACCCTTGTGTTCGCTTTCGATTTAACCAGTTACGGAGAATGCCGTTGCAtctaaatgaaattgaaaaagcCACATCTGTTTCTAACGATATGTTGAGTAAATTAAATGCGAGAACATTCGGCATCATTTCAGAAGATTTCAACCAATAGGCTGGACCATGTTTGGGAACATCTTTAAAGCTGACATCAGTTATGTAATCCTGCGAGCTTACAGCAATAGTCTGGACCTTTCTGTCTGCGacaagtttgtttatttcagttttcaattGTTCATGAGTTTTTCTTCTACTAACATCATTCAAAAAATAGTCATTTAAGTCTAGCACCAGAGTATAACCAGGGGATGCATGTTGTCTGTGTGCAATTAAAACCTTGCTATAGTTATCATGATTTATATCCTCTATACAATCCACGTCACAACAAATCTCTGAATTTTTGCTTTGCATAAAATCAACATCACTGCTTCCAGGTATATACAACCCTTCAGCAGTACTGCCTACCATACTAATAGCTTTTTCGCCTCTCATCGATTGAAATAAGTTAATCATGGGCGAAAATATATGTCGAAACCCTTTTATATAATCCATGTTGCAGTGACattgaagaaaaagaaagtaCAGCAAGGATGCATTTTCAACAGCGATAGTTTGTGAATCTTCATCAGTGAGTCTCGCAGTTCTTGAAAACAGATTGATTTGACAGACTTCTGCATTTTCAGTTTCCTCCATTTTAAGAGTATGTTCCTGTTGCATTCGTTTCTatctatttaaacaaaaaaaataaaatgataataatatcttAGACTATATTAAATATTATCATAACAAGAACTTAACGGTTTGTAAAATACATATAACAGCTAGTTTGTTCCCATGATGACCTTTTTAGTCTTAAGGTTTCTATTATTTTTGGCTTAGAC
The genomic region above belongs to Mercenaria mercenaria strain notata chromosome 12, MADL_Memer_1, whole genome shotgun sequence and contains:
- the LOC128547366 gene encoding uncharacterized protein LOC128547366 translates to MQQEHTLKMEETENAEVCQINLFSRTARLTDEDSQTIAVENASLLYFLFLQCHCNMDYIKGFRHIFSPMINLFQSMRGEKAISMVGSTAEGLYIPGSSDVDFMQSKNSEICCDVDCIEDINHDNYSKVLIAHRQHASPGYTLVLDLNDYFLNDVSRRKTHEQLKTEINKLVADRKVQTIAVSSQDYITDVSFKDVPKHGPAYWLKSSEMMPNVLAFNLLNISLETDVAFSISFRCNGILRNWLNRKRTQGWPSEELKRQISEVQGHVVPVGRKGSRFEEYEWRICYTQAEIKLVHSLNEVQLILYFKLKVFSKAVLKDACSDITSYIIKNVIFWLAESVPNKYFQCRYFIPRFRATLVCLRKCVRKRYLPNYMIPKRNLFAGKLEGQEQAALLDVLSNWIEKCPILEEEKDILPLYKDVVSRKTDKYIDNKVAIIQCLKITASLFSNMLHGLPESGNSEAIHAYILRLTSLTDTELCDIQNIVKTNPTNPTVGIDAWYCTKLYRFLIAMQKFFWHYAPRKTKNR